The Candidatus Methylomirabilota bacterium genome includes the window TAGAGAGCGACGAGGCGGGCAGCGGTCGTCTTGGCTTCGCGCTGACCCACGAGGCCCGGCGTACGTTTCAAGACGTCATGGGCATGAAGCAACAGCGGCTCCGCCTCCGCGTTGCGCCCGCGTGCGAAGAGCGCCCCTCCCAGCAGGCTCTCGGCGAGGGCAATGCGCGAATCAGCCTCCGGCAGGGTTCGCCGGCGGGCCTCCAGTACGGGCCGAATCAGGGATTCGGCCCGCTCCGGCTGGCCCCCTTCCAGATGGACGCGCGCCAGGTTGAGGGTGAAATGGGCGACATACGGGTGATCGTTGCCGAGCGCGGCTCGGATGATCCGGATCGACTCCTCCATGACGGAAGCCGCCTCCTCGAACCTCTTCTGCTCTCGCAGGGGCCAAGCGAGGCTGTTGAGCTGCATTCCCACGGTATCGTGTCTGTCGCCGACCGTCTTGCGGCTCATGGCCACCGCCTCCCGAAACAACGACTCGGCTTCCGCGTATTCGCCTTTCTCGGCGATCACGAGTCCCAGGTTGCTGAGGGCTGCGGCCACGTTGGGATGCGCGTCTCCAAGCGCCTTGCGATTGATGGCGAGGGATTCCCGGAAGAACGTCTCCGCGGCCGCCATGTCGCCCCTATCCCGCGCGAGCAGGCCCAGGTCGCCCAGGTTCGTGGCGACTTCGCGGTGCTCCGGCCCCAAGACCTTCCTTCGAATCTCCAGGGCCTCCAGGAGGCGCGGCTCGGCACGATCGAGGAGCCCCTGGTGCACGTAGATACGGCCGAGCTCCGCCAGGCTTATGGCCGTGTCCTTGTGGTACGTGCCGAGCCGCCGGCGTCGGATGGCGAGCGACTCCTCAAGCAGGGGCGCGGCGGCGGCGGGGTCGCCTTGCGTGTCCAACAGCAAGCCCAGCTCGTTCAGGCCCTCCGCTACCTGTTCGTGCGCCGGCCCATGCGCCCGCCGTGCGACAGAAAGCGCCTCCTCCAGCAGCGGGCGAGCCGTATCGTAGGCGCCC containing:
- a CDS encoding tetratricopeptide repeat protein produces the protein QEEPPLASEAASEDSGEAAALRRSTPARLRRRLRGDLDTIVAKALKKRPQERYASVTALAEDIRRYLRHEPIGARPDTVAYRTAKFVRRNRAGLAMTAAMILLFAALVGFYTMRLRAERDRARRAADKAAKVSALLTDLLTGADPFATRPPTEPTVREVLDAGARRAEKELADEPELRAEMLMVIGRTYYRMGAYDTARPLLEEALSVARRAHGPAHEQVAEGLNELGLLLDTQGDPAAAAPLLEESLAIRRRRLGTYHKDTAISLAELGRIYVHQGLLDRAEPRLLEALEIRRKVLGPEHREVATNLGDLGLLARDRGDMAAAETFFRESLAINRKALGDAHPNVAAALSNLGLVIAEKGEYAEAESLFREAVAMSRKTVGDRHDTVGMQLNSLAWPLREQKRFEEAASVMEESIRIIRAALGNDHPYVAHFTLNLARVHLEGGQPERAESLIRPVLEARRRTLPEADSRIALAESLLGGALFARGRNAEAEPLLLHAHDVLKRTPGLVGQREAKTTAARLVALYDAWGRPEKAAPFRRH